The following nucleotide sequence is from Euzebyales bacterium.
GCTTTTCCGCGGGAACCAGGCGCTGTCGACGCTCGAGAAGTATCGCGCGCGACTCGACGAGGTCTCGGCGTCGCTGTCGGCGCTCGAGATCGAGAATGTCGTGACCCTGCGCGACGTGCTCGTCGTCCTGCAGCGGGCCGAGATGGTGCGGCGGATCTCCGACGAGATCAGGGCGTACGCGCTCGAGCTCGGCACCGACGGCCGTCTGCTGCAGCTGCAGCACAACGAGCTGATGGCACGCGTCGACGACGAGCGCGAGCTGGTCGTGCGCGACTACATCGTCGACCGGCGCCACCGGCTGGACAAGGCGCTCGCGGGCCTCGACGAGCTCGACGCCCAGGAGCTGCTGGACCTGTCGATCCTGGCTGAGCTGCTGGGCTACGACCTCAACGGCGAGGAGATGGACCGGCCCGTCGCCCCCCGTGGATACCGCCTGCTGTCACGCGTGCCGAGGCTGCCGGAGTCGATCGTCAACAGGCTGGTGGAGCGCTACAAGTCGCTGCAGCGGATCATGGAGGCCAGCCTCGATGACCTCGACGAGGTCGAGGGCGTCGGGGCGACTCGTGCCAGGGCGATCAAGGAGGGCCTGGCGCGCCTGGCCGAGTCATCGATCCTCGAGCGCTACGCCTGAAGTCCGCGGCGGTCGGCCAGGTTCACCCATCGGGCCGATCTGACCGTCTGCTATCATTGGGTGATGGAGCGCGGTTGCTGGCCGCGGCATCCCTGTGACGAACGACCCGAGAACTCTGCGCATCCGGCAGTCGGGTGGGGTCTCGGATGCGCGGGTTGTCGACGAGGAACGAACGCCTATGGCATACGAAGTTGGGGACACCGTCGTCTACCCGCACCACGGCGCGGCTGTCATCGAGCGCCAGGAGACGCGGACGATGGAGGGTCAGGAGCGCGACTACCTCGTGCTGCGCCTCACCTACGGTGATCTCACGCTCATGGTGCCGGCCGACGCGACGGACGAGGTCGGACTGCGCAACGTGTGCACCAGCACGCAGGTCGACGAGGTGTGGGAGGTCCTGCGCGACCGGGACTTCTCGATGCCGACCAACTGGTCCCGACGCTTCAAGGCCAACTACGAGAAGCTGAAGTCGGGCGACATCTTCCAGGTGGCCGAGGTCGTGCGGAACCTGTCGATCCGTGAACGTGACAAGGGCCTGTCGGCGGGCGAGAAGCGCATGCTGACCAAGTCGCGCCAGATCCTGGTGTCGGAGCTGTCCGCGGCGATCTCGAAGTCCGAAGAGGACACCGAGGCGATGATCGAAGACGTCCTCGCGGCCTGACGTGGTGGCATGACGCGTCCCGTGCGCCAGTGAGCTCAGGACAGACTGGTGCGCGCGACAGGTGTGCGTGATGATGGCGGATGTGACGGTCCGCATCGGGCAGGGTGTCGATGTGCACCCCTTCAGCGGAGACGGCAGTCGTCGTCTCGTGCTCGGAGGCGTGCGCATCCCTGACGAGCCCGCCCTCGACGGGCACAGCGACGCCGACGTCATCCTGCATGCCACCGTCGACGCCCTGCTCGGCGCCGCCGGGCTCGGCGACATCGGCACGCTGTTCGGCAGCGACGAGCCCGAGTACGCCGGGGCGGACTCGCAGGTCTTCCTCGCCGGCGCTCTCAGCCAGGTCGCGGGCCACGGGTGGCAGGTCGCCAACCTTGACCTGACCCTGATCGGCAAGCGCCCGCGCATCGGTCCGTACCGCGACCGCATCTGCGCGTCGGTCGCCACCCTGCTCGGGGTCAAGTCCGAGCAGGTCAACGTGAAGGCCACGACGACCGACAGGCTCGGCTTCACCGGCAGGGGAGAGGGCCTGGCGTGCCTGGCCGTGGTGCTGCTCACGTCGGCCCAGCCGCACTGAGCCGCTAGCCTGACGCCATGCAGTTGTTCAACACGCTCAGCGGTGCCGTCGAGCCGTTGCGCCTGCGCGACGAGGGTCGTGTGGGGATCTACGTCTGCGGCCCGACGGTTCAGGGTCCACCGCACTTCGGCCACGCCCGCACGTACACGACGACCGACGTGCTGCGGCGGTTCCTCGAGTGGACCGGTCTCGAGGTCGAGGTGGTGCGCAACATCACCGACATCGAGGACAAGATCATCACGCGTGCGGCCGAGGAGGGACGGTCGGCGGCGAGCCTCGCTGAGCACTACACGCGGGTCTGGGAGCACGAGATCGCCCGGCTCGGCATCCGCGCGCCCGACGTCGTGCCCCGCGCCACCGGTCACGTTCCGGAGATCCTCGAGCTGATCACCCGACTGATCGAGCGCGGTGCGGCGTACGCGGCGGGCGGCGACGTGTACTTCTCGGTGCGTGCGTTCGACGACTACGGCAAGCTGTCGGGCCACCGTCCCGACGAGCTGCGGGCCGGCGCCCGGATCGCACCGGACGAGCGCAAGCGCGACCCGCTCGACTTCGCGCTGTGGAAGGGCGCCAAGCCCGGTGAGCCGACGTGGAGCTCACCATGGGGTCCGGGCCGACCCGGCTGGCACATCGAGTGCTCCGCGATGTCGACCAGGTACCTCGGCGCCGACTTCGACCTGCACATCGGCGGCACCGACCTGCGCTTTCCGCACCACGAGAACGAGATCGCACAGTGGGAGGCCGCGACCGGCACGCCGTTCGCGCGGCACTGGATGCACACGGGCATGCTGACGCTGGACAACACGAAGATGTCCAAGTCGGTCGGCAACATCATCTCGCTGGCCGAGGCGACCGACCGCTACGGACCCGGCACGCTGCGCATGTTCTACCTGCGGGCGCACTACCGCAGGCCGGTCGAGTTCAGCGAGGCGCGCCTCGACGAGGCGGCGGCGGCCTACGACCGGCTGGCCGCCTTCGTCCGCGCGACCGCCGCACTTGAAGGCGACGGCGGGCGCGACGACGCGGCGGTCGAAGGGTTCCGTGCCGCCATGGAGGACGACCTGTCGACGCCGCGCGCGCTGGCGGTCCTGTTCGACCTGGTCGCCGAGGGCAACCTGGCGGTCGAGGCGGGCGACACGGGCCGCGCGGCCGTGGTGCGCCACACGGTCCTCGAGCTCGCGGGCATCCTCGGCTTCGACTTCGACGAACCGGTCGGGGGCGACGAGCGCCTCGTCGACGGACTGATCGCCGAGCTGGTCGCCCTGCGCGACGAGGCGCGTGCCCAGCGTGACTTCGGGATGTCGGACCGGATCCGCGAGCGGCTGCACAAGCTGGGGGTCGAGCTCGCCGACTCGCGCGAGGGCACCCGTTGGCACATCGCCCGCCGGTGACGCCTTCCCGGACGTCGTCACCAGACCTGGGGACGCCGCGTCGACTCCGCGTTGGGGCGCGTCCCCAGAGCGGGTGGATGGTACGCACCTGGGGACACCGCGCCGGCTCGGTGTTGGGGCACGTCCCCAGGTTGGCGTGCGGGAGGGCATAGCGTGCACGCCATCCCGGGGCGGCAGCCGGTCGCAGAGGCGCTGCGCGCCGGTCGCGCCCTCGCCGAGGTCGTCGTCGACCGGCGGCGAGCCGGCAAGCTGACCGCCCTGCTCGAGCGGGCCCACGCGGCCGGCGTCGAGGTGCGCACGGTGTCGGCCGCCGAGCTCGACGACCTGACCGGCGGCGTGACGCACCAGGGAGTGGCGGCCCTCGCCGAGCCTGCTCCCTCGGCCGGCGTGGCCGACCTGTCCGGGGACCTCGTCGTCGTGCTCGACGGCATCACCGACCCGCACAACCTGGGTGCGGTCGCACGCGCGGCCGAGGTGGCCGGCGCCTGCGGCCTGGTCCTGCCCCGGCGGCGCAGCGCCCACCACTCGCCGGCCGCCGAGAAGACGTCAGCCGGCGCGCTGAGCTGGCTGCCGGTCGTGGTCGTGCCCAACATCGCGACGGGGTTGTCCCAGCTGGCGGATGCCGGCTGGTGGTCCGTGGGCCTGGACGGCACCGCGACGGCGACGATCTGGGACAGCGACCTGCTGGACGGCAGGGTCGCCGTGGTCGTGGGCGCCGAGGGGTCCGGCCTGTCCAAGCTGGTCGCCGATCGCGTGGACCAGCTGGTGTCGATCCCGATGCGAGGCCGGCTGGACTCGCTCAACGCCAGCACGGCCGCGGCCGTCGCGCTGTTCGAGGTTGTTCGCCGCCGCGCGGCCTCCTGACCGACGAGCGCGGCCTCCTGACAGACGAGCACGGCTGACGGCCCGCGCGTGTGCCCCCTGGTTGCCACGCTCAGCGTGGGGAGCTGCGCAGGCCCATCTCGCGCAGCGCGAAGGTCGCCAGACGGCGGCGGCTGACGGGGTCGGCGAGCGGGTTGTCGTCCAGCTCGAACCGGGCGAGCTGGTCGACCCGCGCCGACGTGAGCGCCTGCGCGGCCAGCAGGCCCTCGCCCTCGCCCCGGCGCCGCAGCCTGGTGACGGCCGTCGCCCGGCGGATCCAGCGTCCGCGCAGCGCCAGCCACAGCGTCAGGGCGAACAGCACGGGGAACAGCGCCGTCAGCGGCACCGCCAGGTCGGCCAGCCGCGCGATCGATTCCTGGCCGCTCGTGCTCGCCGTGGCCAGTTCACGAGCGCCGGCGATGATCGCGTCGAACGGGGTCGCCAGGACGTCGCCGACCAGTTGCAGGCTGCGAACCTGTTCGCTCGTGCCCGTCAACGCGTTGGCCAGCCCCGTGCTGGCCTCCCCGACACGACGCGCCGGGCGTGCGAGGGCCTGGATCTCATCGTGCAGCCGCACACCCAGCCAGAACCAGCCCACGACCCAGGTCGCCAGCAGCAGATCGCCACAGACCTGGACGGCGAGGCGGGAGGGACGCTCGGCGTAGAACTTCACAGTGCGGCCAGTTCGCTTCGGGCGGGCAGGATGGGGGACGTCATGTACAGGTTCCTCTTGCGGCCCAGATGGATCGCGGGCCACCTGCTGGTGATCGTCACCGTCGTCGCGTTCGTCAACCTCGGATTGTGGCAGCTTCGCCGGCTCGACGAGCGCCAGTCCTACAACGCGCGGGTCACCGAGCGCCTCGCCGCCGATCCGCAGCCGCTCGACGCGGCGCTGGCCGGCGTCGGTGGCGCCACCGACGACCTCGAGTTCCGGCGCGTCACCGTCGCGGGCACGTTCGCCGGTGCGCAGGTCCTGACCGCGCCCCGCAACTACGCCGGCCGGCCGGGCCAGCAGGTCCTCAGCGTCCTGGAGCGCGCCGACGGCCCGGCGGTCCTGGTCGACCGGGGCTGGATGCCCTTCGACAGAGGCGCACAGCAGCCACCAGCCGCACCGGACGGACGGGTCGAGGTGCATGGTGTCCTACGCCTGCGCGAGTCCGGTGACGTCGGTGCCGCCGATCAGGTCGCCCAGATCGTGCCCGCACAGATCGCCGAGCGCCTCGGCCGGCGCCTCGCACCGTTCTACGTGCAGCTGCAGGGCCAGCAACCGCCCCCGGCGGCCGGGTCGCCGACGCCGACTCCGCTGCCCGAGCTGACCGAGGGCAACCACCGCTCCTACGCCGTCCAGTGGTTCAGCTTCGCGCTGATCGCGCTGGTCGGCTACCCGATCCTGGTGTGGCGCACGGCGCGTCAGGACGACGATCCAACCGGCGCGACTGGCTGGGACGTCCCGGTGGCTCCGACGTCGCGCGACGAGGTCGCGCCGCAGGTGCACTCGGATGCCGCCCGCGGCCGCGGACACGACCTAGGCTGACGCCATGCCTGACACCCCCATCTGGAACGTCCTGCTCGACATGGACGGCGTGCTCGTCTACGAACAGCACGCCATCGACGGTGCCGCAGCGTTCGTCGGCGCGCTGCGCGACCGCGGCATCCGCTTCATGGTCCTTACCAACAACTCGATGTACACGCCCCGCGACCTCAGCGCACGGCTGGCGCGGTCCGGGATCGAGGTGCCGGAGGAGTGCATCTGGACCTCGGCACTGGCGACCGCCCGCTTCCTCGACGACCAGCGCCCGCGCGGGACGGCGCACGTCGTGGGCGAGGCAGGGTTGACGACGGCGCTGCACGAGATCGGCTACGTCATGGTCGAGGCCGATCCGGACTACGTCGTGCTGGGCGAGACCCGAAACTACAGCTTCACCGCGATCACGCGTGCGATCCAGCTGATCGACGACGGCGCCCGCTTCATCGCAACCAACCCCGACCCCAGCGGTCCGTCCCGCGAGGGCATGCTGCCGGCGACAGGGTCGGTCGCCGCGCTGATCACGAAGGCGACGGGCGTCGACCCGTACTTCGTCGGGAAGCCCAACACCCTGATGATGCGGTCGGCGTTGAACGCCATGGACGCGCACTCGGAGGACACGGTCATGATCGGCGACCGCATGGACACCGACATCGTGGCCGGCATCGAGGGGGGCATGCGCACCGTCCTGGTGCTGTCGGGCTCCACGGCGCCCTCGGACGTCGAGCGCTTCCCGTACCTGCCGTGGAAGGTCGCCGACTCGATCGCCGCGGTCGATCCCGCCGAGTTCGGCGCACCGTTGGACGAGGCCTCGGACCACGGGCCGTAGACGGCGACTAGAGCGCGTGCCGCGCGGGCGGACCGGCGCCCGCGCTCGCGGAACGACAGGGTGACCGACGTGCCGGCTCGGGCACCGAGTCGATGTCGAGGTCGCCACCGTGGTGCTCGATGACCGAACGCACGATCTCGGGCCCGTTCACGTCGCCTGCATGATCGCGGTGCGGATCAGCTGTGCATCGTCAACGCGTCCCCGTCGGCGTAGTCGGCCATGTGCACGTCACAGCAGGGCCACGGCGCCGTCGCGACGCGGATCCGCTCCGCCACCGGCCGGCGTCAGCAGGCTCGCACCACCGAAGAAGTGGTGCAGCTCGTCCCACCGCTGGACCCGCCAGCCGTCGGCGTCGAGGGCGGCCAGCCCGTCCTCTGGGTAGCCCGGCTCGGCGTGCGCGACGCCGAGCGCGGGGTGCAGGCGCGGTCGGTGGGCCGCCGCGGCAGGCTCCAGGCCCTCCATCAGGCTGGATGCCAGCACCTGTGCGAGCGCGGTGCGGATGCGCGACCCGCCGGCGGCGCCGGCGGCGGCGGCCAGGCGACCCCGGTCGTCGAAGGCCAGGGTGGGCACCATCATGCTGCGCATGCGCGCCCCGGGGCGGGATACGTCGCGCAGCAGCTCGGTCTCGCCGAGCATGCTGTTGAGGTGCAGGTCGAGGTCCGGGACGTAGTGACCCGCACCCAGGCCGAGGCTCGAGGTCACGACACAGGCGTTGCCGTCGGGGTCGACGGCGACCAGGTTGGTCGTGTCACCGTGGCGGTCGTGCGCGCCGAAGGCGTCCGCGAACGCCGGTGCCCACCGTCGCGGGGTGCCTGCGAGCTCGGCCGGCACGCGACGCATGGCCCGCAGGAAGCCGGCCAGGTCGTCGCGGGCAGTGACCCGGTACGGGCCGAAGCGCACGCCGACGGGGGCGGGGCGCACGTCGACTTCGTAGGAAGTCAGGTCCTCGCGTGTCAGCAGGCCGCCGCGCTCGTCGGACATCGCCAGGATGCGCTCGGCCGCGGTCCCCTTGGCGAACGTGCCGGTGCCCTCCGTGGCGATCAGGTCGAAGGCGTTCGCCAGGCCCGGCTGTCGCAGCAGCTCGCCGGTCTCGAGCGGTCGTCCGCCGGGCGTGTAGATGTACCGGCCCCGGTCGCGCCGCAGGCTGTCGATGACCATGCGCATCGTCAGCGCGTGGCGTGGCGGCATGGCCACGCCCTCGAGCGCCAGGGCCCTGGCCGGTGCGAGCAGCGCCCGCCAGTCAAGCCGTCCCCAACGCTGGTGGATGGCGCCGCAGCCGTGGGGGACGCCGGGCACGGCCACCGTCGCCATGCCGATGTCGTAGGGGATCACCTGCGAGCCGAACGCGATGTCGACCGGGAAGCGCTCGCCACCGGTGCGCCGTCCGCTGATGCCCGGGATCGCGACGAAGAAGTCGACCAGGTGGGCCTCGCGGTGCGCGGCGTCCCAGTGGATCGCGTACCCTCCACCGCCGAGCCCGGTCATGACGGTCTCCGCGACGCACGACGCGAAGGTCGCGGAGACCGCCGCGTCCGCGGCGGACCCCCCGGCCTGCAGGATCTGCAGGCCGGCGGCGGCGGTCGCAGGGTGGCCGGCGGCGACCCCGGCTACGGGAGCGGTCATGTCACGCGACCTACCGCTGCGCTACATGAGGTCATGATGGAAGTTCCTTGCTGATCACGGTCCACGGCCGCCCACCCCCGCTGGCTGGGGCGTGCGATGCTGGACCGAGCGTTGTGGAGGACGATAGTCCATGCGGTGGAGCCATTCTGCCTGGCCGGTGGAGCCGTCCCTGGGCCGTTGGGAGTCGAGCGTCAGCGAGATGACCAGGCTTCGTGGAACCAGGCTCCGCGAGGCCGTCGAATCGCCGGAGGAGCGACCGGCGTGACGACCTCCGCGGCCCTCGACGCGCGTGTCCGGGACTTCGTGGCCGCGGTCGCCCCACTGCTGGAGCGGCTCGCGACCGACGCGGGACTGCCCAACGACAACATTCGCCGTGACGTGCTGGTCGACGCGTCGGGGCTGGTGGCGGGGCTCATCGCCGCCGACGGCGTGGTCACCGACCTCGAGTTGCTGGCGATGATCACGTGCTTCGGCGAGCTCGACGACCCGCGGGTGGCGGCGGCGACGCCCGTCGAACGACGCCGCGCGATGCTCCTGGAGTCCGGATCGCAGCGCCTCGAGACGCCGTCGCCGCTGTTCAGCCTGCTGCGTGACGCCGACCTGCGCGACGGCGCCGGACGGTCCCGCGTGTACTACGAACACGCCATGGCGGTGGCCCACGCCGCGGTGGCGCTCGACGGCTACACGGGCCGGCTGGAGCTCGCGGCCGTCGAGACCCTCCGGAGCATGCTGCTGCGCCTGCTGCCCCCGGCGGAGCGGCGTGCCACTGGAGACGTCGAGGCCGACCGGCCCGAGGAGCCGAGGTCACCGGCGATCGGCACGATGCAGAACCTGCACGAGCCGCAGAAGACCACCGAGGAGCTGTTCACCGAGTTCGACGCGCTCGTCGGGCTCGACCCGGTCAAGACCGAGATCCGTCGCGTCGCGGACCTGATCACCGTCGAGCGGCTGCGCCGCGAGCGCGACCTTCCCGTCGCGCCGCAGAGCCGCCACCTGGTCTTCACGGGCAACCCCGGCACCGGCAAGACGACGGTGGCACGCCTCGTGGCGCAGCTGTACCGCGCGCTGGGTGTGGTCGAGCGCGGGCACCTCGTCGAAACGGACCGGGCGGCGCTGGTCGCCGGGTTCATCGGCCAGACCGCGACCCGGGTAACCGAGGTCGTCGACGCCGCGACCGGCGGCGTGCTGCTGATCGACGAGGCCTACGCGCTGATCCGTGGCGACGACCGTGACTTCGGGCGGGAGGCGATCGACACCCTGGTCAAACTGATGGAGGACCGGCGTGAGCGCCTCGTCGTCATCGTCGCCGGCTACCCCGCCGAGATGGAGGAGTTCATCTCCTCGAACCCGGGGTTGCGGTCGCGCTTCCCGCGGGTGATCCACTTTCCCGACTACAGCACCGACGAGTTGGTGCGCATCTTCGAGATGCTCGCCGGCAGCCACCACTACGAGCTGAACGACGGCGCGCGTGTGCGGCTGCGGGCCCACTTCGAGTCGGTGCCGCGCGGCCCGGGCTTCGGCAACGGGCGCCTCGCACGCAACCTGTTCGAGGAGGCCTGCGCCGAGCAGGCGACGAGGGTCGTGCGTCTCGACCAGGTCTCACGCGAGGACCTGGTGTGCCTGACCGCGGACGACATCCCGACGCCCGGCGCGACCGCGGCGGGCATCGCCTGACCGACGGCGTCAGCCGTCCCCGTCCGGCGCGACCGATGCCTCGAGCCGGGTGAGGCGGCCATCGGAGGTCGTCAGATACACGGCGTCGTCGGTGGCCGCCAAGGCGCTGATCGGGCCGAACGGGGCGGACTCCCACAGCAACGCGCCGTTGCGCTGCGCGATCGCTTCGACGCAGCCGTCGGGAGCGGCGACGTATGTCGCGGCGCGGTTGGCGGCGATGACGGGCTGCAACGCCTCCTCCGACACGATGCGCCACCGCGGCGTGCCACTGGTGAAGTCGACCGACAGCACCTCGTGCGCGCCGGCGACGACTATGCTGCCGTCGCGGACCTGCGCGATCCTTGCCGGGTCGTCGGCCCGCTCGAGCGTCGCACACGTCGTCCACGCGGCCTCGCCGTCGTCGGCGTGGTAGCTGCACACCTCGCCGTCGTTGCTGACGGTGAGGACCGCCCCGGCGATCGCGGTCATCGACACCGGATGCCCGCCCTCGAGCGTGCTCTGCCACCGCAGCTCGCGGGTCGTCACCGAGAAGGCGCTCAACACGTCCCCCTCGACGACGTACAGCGAGCGCTGCCCACGTTCGCTGCCGTCGAACGCGATCGTCAGCGGTGCGTCATCCTCGGCGTCGGCCGACGCGGGCGCGGTGATCGTCCAGTCGATCTCGCCCGAGATCGGGTCGATCGCATGGACGGCCACGTCACCGGCGTCGTCGCGTGCCACACCGAACATGCGACCGCGACCCGTGATGAAGGCGTCCAGCTCCGGCATGCCGGTCTCCGAGGACCGCCACATCACGGCACCGTCGGCGCGGTCGAGCGCGACGAACTGTAACGCCGTCCGCAGGATCACGGTGGGCCCGAGCACCGACATCTCTTCGACCGGTGCAGCCAGCTCCGTGGTCCACTGCGCCCTGCCGGTCTCGTGGTCGAGGCTGGCGACCACGGCACCGGCGGCGCTGAGCACGCCGTCCTCCTCGGCCGAAAGCAGGTTGACCGGCCCGTCGGCGATCGGCTCCCGCCACGAGGCCGCGATCTCGACGATGCCGTCGCCGTTGAACGGGTCCGCGGTGCCGGCCAGGGCACCGGAGCGGTCCACGGCACGCACCACACGGCCGAGCGCCACGGCGCCGGCGGCGACGACGACCGCCAGGAGTGCCAGCCCGATCCAACGCACCTGCCGGGCGGTGAGCCCGATCCGTCGTGCGGGCGTCGCCACCGGGTTCGGTCCGCCGCCCACGGTGGCTGTTCCGGGTGCACGGACGGGCTGCTGCGGCCGGGTCCTGGTGGCCGACCCGGGCTGCCGGTCGACCTCGTTGAGCGACCGCGCGGTCCTGGACGAGGATGACGTCGGTGCGGGCCGCTGGCCGGCCGCCGCGCCGGTCCTGGTCACGTCGTCACGTATGTCGATCTCGTCCGGGACGCCGGGAGCCTGGCCGGTCTCGGCCATCCACATCCACGACGGCCGCGCGGTGGCGCCGATCGCCGTCGCGAAGTCCGTGCACGTCAGGAACCGGTCCGCGGGATCCTTCGACAGGGCCCGGCGCAGGCCGGTGACGACCGGCCCTGGCAGGCGATCGGCCTGCAGCATCGCGTCGTCGGGCTCCTGCGCGACGTGGGCGTCGAACAGGTCGCCGACGCTCGTACGCGCGAACGGCACGGACCCGGTCAGGCAGTGCAGGACCATGCAGGCCAGCGCGTACTGGTCGGTCCCCTCGACCGGCGCCGACCCCCGGACCTGCTCGGGCGCCGTGTACGCGATGTCGGGCGAAGGCGCGGCGTCGGGGTTCTGGATGCGGCGTGCCCGCAGCGGCGTCGTGCCGA
It contains:
- the cysS gene encoding cysteine--tRNA ligase, yielding MQLFNTLSGAVEPLRLRDEGRVGIYVCGPTVQGPPHFGHARTYTTTDVLRRFLEWTGLEVEVVRNITDIEDKIITRAAEEGRSAASLAEHYTRVWEHEIARLGIRAPDVVPRATGHVPEILELITRLIERGAAYAAGGDVYFSVRAFDDYGKLSGHRPDELRAGARIAPDERKRDPLDFALWKGAKPGEPTWSSPWGPGRPGWHIECSAMSTRYLGADFDLHIGGTDLRFPHHENEIAQWEAATGTPFARHWMHTGMLTLDNTKMSKSVGNIISLAEATDRYGPGTLRMFYLRAHYRRPVEFSEARLDEAAAAYDRLAAFVRATAALEGDGGRDDAAVEGFRAAMEDDLSTPRALAVLFDLVAEGNLAVEAGDTGRAAVVRHTVLELAGILGFDFDEPVGGDERLVDGLIAELVALRDEARAQRDFGMSDRIRERLHKLGVELADSREGTRWHIARR
- a CDS encoding AAA family ATPase, with the protein product MTTSAALDARVRDFVAAVAPLLERLATDAGLPNDNIRRDVLVDASGLVAGLIAADGVVTDLELLAMITCFGELDDPRVAAATPVERRRAMLLESGSQRLETPSPLFSLLRDADLRDGAGRSRVYYEHAMAVAHAAVALDGYTGRLELAAVETLRSMLLRLLPPAERRATGDVEADRPEEPRSPAIGTMQNLHEPQKTTEELFTEFDALVGLDPVKTEIRRVADLITVERLRRERDLPVAPQSRHLVFTGNPGTGKTTVARLVAQLYRALGVVERGHLVETDRAALVAGFIGQTATRVTEVVDAATGGVLLIDEAYALIRGDDRDFGREAIDTLVKLMEDRRERLVVIVAGYPAEMEEFISSNPGLRSRFPRVIHFPDYSTDELVRIFEMLAGSHHYELNDGARVRLRAHFESVPRGPGFGNGRLARNLFEEACAEQATRVVRLDQVSREDLVCLTADDIPTPGATAAGIA
- the ispF gene encoding 2-C-methyl-D-erythritol 2,4-cyclodiphosphate synthase — encoded protein: MMADVTVRIGQGVDVHPFSGDGSRRLVLGGVRIPDEPALDGHSDADVILHATVDALLGAAGLGDIGTLFGSDEPEYAGADSQVFLAGALSQVAGHGWQVANLDLTLIGKRPRIGPYRDRICASVATLLGVKSEQVNVKATTTDRLGFTGRGEGLACLAVVLLTSAQPH
- a CDS encoding HAD-IIA family hydrolase; this encodes MPDTPIWNVLLDMDGVLVYEQHAIDGAAAFVGALRDRGIRFMVLTNNSMYTPRDLSARLARSGIEVPEECIWTSALATARFLDDQRPRGTAHVVGEAGLTTALHEIGYVMVEADPDYVVLGETRNYSFTAITRAIQLIDDGARFIATNPDPSGPSREGMLPATGSVAALITKATGVDPYFVGKPNTLMMRSALNAMDAHSEDTVMIGDRMDTDIVAGIEGGMRTVLVLSGSTAPSDVERFPYLPWKVADSIAAVDPAEFGAPLDEASDHGP
- a CDS encoding SURF1 family protein, which encodes MYRFLLRPRWIAGHLLVIVTVVAFVNLGLWQLRRLDERQSYNARVTERLAADPQPLDAALAGVGGATDDLEFRRVTVAGTFAGAQVLTAPRNYAGRPGQQVLSVLERADGPAVLVDRGWMPFDRGAQQPPAAPDGRVEVHGVLRLRESGDVGAADQVAQIVPAQIAERLGRRLAPFYVQLQGQQPPPAAGSPTPTPLPELTEGNHRSYAVQWFSFALIALVGYPILVWRTARQDDDPTGATGWDVPVAPTSRDEVAPQVHSDAARGRGHDLG
- the disA gene encoding DNA integrity scanning diadenylate cyclase DisA, yielding MAGTFDERLRGVLLKLAPGTALREGLDRVIKAGKGVIIVMGASEDVRPLISGGFKMETKFTAQRLSELAKMDGAIVVDDDVDYILHANVHLVPDPSIATAETGTRHRTAERTAKQTGVPVVSVSESMHIVSLYLDDYKHVFEEPSSLLFRGNQALSTLEKYRARLDEVSASLSALEIENVVTLRDVLVVLQRAEMVRRISDEIRAYALELGTDGRLLQLQHNELMARVDDERELVVRDYIVDRRHRLDKALAGLDELDAQELLDLSILAELLGYDLNGEEMDRPVAPRGYRLLSRVPRLPESIVNRLVERYKSLQRIMEASLDDLDEVEGVGATRARAIKEGLARLAESSILERYA
- a CDS encoding CarD family transcriptional regulator; this encodes MAYEVGDTVVYPHHGAAVIERQETRTMEGQERDYLVLRLTYGDLTLMVPADATDEVGLRNVCTSTQVDEVWEVLRDRDFSMPTNWSRRFKANYEKLKSGDIFQVAEVVRNLSIRERDKGLSAGEKRMLTKSRQILVSELSAAISKSEEDTEAMIEDVLAA
- the rlmB gene encoding 23S rRNA (guanosine(2251)-2'-O)-methyltransferase RlmB, whose amino-acid sequence is MHAIPGRQPVAEALRAGRALAEVVVDRRRAGKLTALLERAHAAGVEVRTVSAAELDDLTGGVTHQGVAALAEPAPSAGVADLSGDLVVVLDGITDPHNLGAVARAAEVAGACGLVLPRRRSAHHSPAAEKTSAGALSWLPVVVVPNIATGLSQLADAGWWSVGLDGTATATIWDSDLLDGRVAVVVGAEGSGLSKLVADRVDQLVSIPMRGRLDSLNASTAAAVALFEVVRRRAAS
- a CDS encoding PQQ-binding-like beta-propeller repeat protein, with the translated sequence MSELGVWTVPGYVVHERLQAGLVSAAYLASRASNGYPVLMQVISEEFSDPLSAEHFRTTIEQMSAVHHPVIPTVSEVGEADGLLYTISSAVEGRSLDTTLRSHGTLPLDEALAVCRELADALDMVAWAGVVHGAVSPTTVWLNDRVRSPSAPYVSLRGFGTTPLRARRIQNPDAAPSPDIAYTAPEQVRGSAPVEGTDQYALACMVLHCLTGSVPFARTSVGDLFDAHVAQEPDDAMLQADRLPGPVVTGLRRALSKDPADRFLTCTDFATAIGATARPSWMWMAETGQAPGVPDEIDIRDDVTRTGAAAGQRPAPTSSSSRTARSLNEVDRQPGSATRTRPQQPVRAPGTATVGGGPNPVATPARRIGLTARQVRWIGLALLAVVVAAGAVALGRVVRAVDRSGALAGTADPFNGDGIVEIAASWREPIADGPVNLLSAEEDGVLSAAGAVVASLDHETGRAQWTTELAAPVEEMSVLGPTVILRTALQFVALDRADGAVMWRSSETGMPELDAFITGRGRMFGVARDDAGDVAVHAIDPISGEIDWTITAPASADAEDDAPLTIAFDGSERGQRSLYVVEGDVLSAFSVTTRELRWQSTLEGGHPVSMTAIAGAVLTVSNDGEVCSYHADDGEAAWTTCATLERADDPARIAQVRDGSIVVAGAHEVLSVDFTSGTPRWRIVSEEALQPVIAANRAATYVAAPDGCVEAIAQRNGALLWESAPFGPISALAATDDAVYLTTSDGRLTRLEASVAPDGDG
- a CDS encoding gamma-glutamyltransferase, whose product is MTAPVAGVAAGHPATAAAGLQILQAGGSAADAAVSATFASCVAETVMTGLGGGGYAIHWDAAHREAHLVDFFVAIPGISGRRTGGERFPVDIAFGSQVIPYDIGMATVAVPGVPHGCGAIHQRWGRLDWRALLAPARALALEGVAMPPRHALTMRMVIDSLRRDRGRYIYTPGGRPLETGELLRQPGLANAFDLIATEGTGTFAKGTAAERILAMSDERGGLLTREDLTSYEVDVRPAPVGVRFGPYRVTARDDLAGFLRAMRRVPAELAGTPRRWAPAFADAFGAHDRHGDTTNLVAVDPDGNACVVTSSLGLGAGHYVPDLDLHLNSMLGETELLRDVSRPGARMRSMMVPTLAFDDRGRLAAAAGAAGGSRIRTALAQVLASSLMEGLEPAAAAHRPRLHPALGVAHAEPGYPEDGLAALDADGWRVQRWDELHHFFGGASLLTPAGGGADPRRDGAVALL